The region AGCGTTTGAAGCACGTGCTGATGCCGGACAGTTTCTGCCACATTTCCTTTTGCATCGGGATGTGGTGGGGTGGTCCAATAACCTCGGTCCGGTCCTGACTCGCACCCGTAAGCGACAGTCTTTCAATGCAATAGCGCGACGGATCGCAATCTGATGGGAATTGGTTATAGCGCTTGACATGGGGGCGGTCGGGGGTATATTGGCCCGAGAATTGTCAAGATTCTGTTAGGATTTGCTGGTAGTGTAATGGCGGCTCACCCCGCGACCGTCCCTGATCCGAGGTCTTCAGCATCCAGTCCGTGGGGACTGGTTCTTCGCGTTTTCATTCTTCTGGGTCTTTTGTACATGTTCATGCTGTCCATCACTATGCTTGGGGCGGCGTTCAAGCTGATGGGCAAGGGGGTGGCGGAGTCGATTCTGCAGGCGACCTCGAATCCCATGGTGGGCTTGATGATAGGGCTTCTATCGACGGCCATCATACAGTCATCGTCGACGACAACATCGATAGTGGTGGGAATGGTCGGCACAGCGGCCCTTTCGTTTGACAACGCCGTCCCGATTATCATGGGCGCAAATATCGGAACCACGATTACAAACGTGCTGGTGTCGCTGGCGCATATTTCGCGCGGCGATGAGTTCCGGCGGGCATTCGCCGGATCGACCGTCCATGATTTCTTCAATATCTGTACGGTGATTGTTCTGTTTCCACTGGAACGAGCGTTTGGGATAATCTCTTATTCTTCGCACGTGGTGGAGAAGCTGTTTCGGGGAACGGGGGGGCTGACGTTTACGTCGCCGATCGCCGATATCACCAATCCCGTCTGCACCACGCTCGCGCACGTTTTGGCGGACAACGGGTGGGTGGTGGCGGTTGTTGCGCTGGTGATGTTGTTCGTGGCGCTTCGTTATATCGTCGTCGTCCTGAAGGATATGGTGCTGTCGAAGGTTGAGCGATTCTTCGATCGGTACGTGTTCCGAAACAGTGCGTTGGGATTTTTGCTGGGGATCGTGTTGACGGTTCTGGTGCAGTCGTCATCGATCACGACATCGTTGATCGTGCCGTTGATTGGCGCGGGTGTGCTGTCGATGCACCAGATTTTCCCTTACGTGCTGGGGGCCAATGTGGGGACGACGGTGACGGCATTTTTGGCGTCATTGGCGGTGGGGTCGCACGAGGCGGTCAGTATCGCGTTCGCGCACCTGCTCTTCAACGCGTACGGGATCGTGATATTCTGGCCGTTGAAACGAGTTCCGATATTCCTTGCGGAGACGCTGGCAAAGTGGACGCAGCGAAGCAGGCTGGTTCCGATCTTGTATATTGCGACAGTGTTTTTTATTATTCCGGCAGTCATAATCTATTTCGCGGGATGAGGTTCGATGTTCAAGAAATTCAAGGAGCTGTTCAGTTCAGAGAACCTGCTCGATACGGCGTTTGACACCACGGTCAAGATGCTGGAGTTCGACCGCCAGATGTACCAGGCGTCGCGTGACAGCCTTCGCGACAGCAACACCAACGAGCTGCCGTTCGATGTGAGGCAGATGGACCGCCGGATCAATAAGTACGAGCGGGAGGTGCGCCGGAACGTCCTTACGCACTTGACGATCGCCGGCATTGCAAATCTCGTTCCGGGGATGGTGTTGGTGTCGGTGGTTGTCGATGTCGAGCGAATCGGGGATTACACGAAGAACATTGTCGACCTGGCGAAGCTTCACCAGGCGAAGCTGCACGGCGGGCCGTTTGAGCAGACGCTTGTCAAATTGGAGGCGCTTGTCAAACAGCATTTCGACATGATCGTGCCGGTGCTTCGAGAGCAAAACAAGGATGCAGCGAGAGAAATCATGCGGGCGGAAGACCAGTTCGGCAAGGAGGCGGAGGGTATCGTATCGGAACTGGTCCAGAGCGGCAGTCCGCAGTTGAGCGTCGGTGACGCGGTGTCCGTGGCGTTGTACGCCCGGTACCTCAAGCGGATCAACGCCCACCTGACCAATATTGCGAGCGCCATCGTCAATCCGTTCCCCCGGATCAGCTTCCGTGAAAAGCCCGGCCAGGCCGACTAGCGCAGCGGACGACCAAAGCACAGACGGCGCGAGACGATCGATGACGATCGCTCGCGCCGTTCGCATTTGGATGTAAGCCGGGGTCAGCCCCGGATGATCATATTGACGATGTCCTTGCGGAGCAGCACGCCGACGAGGTTGCCTTCCTCGATGACAAAGACGCGCTTGACGTCCTTGAAAATCATCATGGCGGCCACTTCCACGATGCGGGTATCGGGGGTTGTGGTTTCGTAATCCTCGCGGTAGAGCTGGGAGACTTTGATTTTGTCTTCCTGTTTGAGCAGCTCCTCGAAGGGCTCGACATCGATAGAGTAATTCAGGTTCGAAATGAGCGATTTGTAATCCGGCAGAGCGGCCTTGATGAGGTCGCGGTCGTTGATCACGCCAACCAGGCGATTGCTGTGGTCAACGACGGCCAGCGCCGAGAGGCGGTAGCGGAACATGGCGTTGGCCACGTCCTTGAGCGTGTCATCGGGTGTAACGCTGGCCACCTTGTAGCGCATGACATCGCGGACCGAGAGTTCTTTGTCAATGGAAACGCCGGTGTCGGAGACGAGTTTGATGAAATCGGAAGGCAATTCGATCTTCATGATGCGATCGAGTATTGACGTCGTTCGCGCGAGACGCGCCAGCCCGGAGAGGGTCTGGAGATACAATTTGGCGATATGGGACGGGGTAAGCAGGAGGCAGACCACGTGCACGGGTTCGGGGACGCCGGTCTCGACGATACCGGGCCGGGAGATGCCTATGAGGATGAACAACTCGGAGACGGCGTCGGTACGGGCGTGGGGAAACGCGAAGCCGTGGCCGTACGAGGTGTTTTCGATTTCTTCGCGTTCGCGGACAGACTCGAGGACGGCGTCGTATCCGAACGACACTCCCTCGGCTTTGAGCATGTCCAGCAACTCGCGAACCGCCTCGTCCTTGGTGGTGGCGCGGAGGCCGAGCCTGATCCGACGTTCCATCAGAAGATTGGCCAGTTTCACGATTTATCCTCACTGTCTGCGGATTGTCCACCGGGCGCGCGACGTCGCAGTATCGCAGGCGACGCGACGCCGCCGGAGACAATGAATTTAATACCTTCCTCGACGGTCATATCGAGCAGAATGACATCGGTTTCGGGCACAACCACAACCATACCTGAAACGGGCGTCGGGGTTGACGGCACGTAGGCGATAATGGAATCGACCATCGCTCCGTCTTGCTCCATTTGCGTTCGTCCGGCCACAAAACACATCGAGTACGATCCTTTTCGCGGGTACGCCACGAGGGCCACCTCGCTGAAACCGGCGTTTTGCGTCGCGGTCATGGCCTGCAGCAGTTGCTTGGCCGACGAGTAGATCGGCCGCACGAGCGGCAGCCGCACCAGCACGCGCTCACCGTAATCATAGAGACGAGCGCCGATGAAGTTGCGCGTAATCACACCGGCCAGCAAAATCAGCAACAGCGTGGCGACCAGCCCCAGCCCCGGAACGTAGTATCCGAAAATCTTCAGGATGACCGGTCCGAGAATGCCGTCAACCGCATCGAAAAACAGGCGCAGAATGAGGTAGGTCAGAATCAGCGGAACGACGATCAGTACGCCGCTGACGAAGTACCGCTTGATGATGTCAAGTAGTGAGCGAATGATGTTCATCCGGCCAGCCCGCGCATTCTGCGTCCGATCGGAAAATATCGGGCCTGCCGGTTACTGTCAACGAGATTCATGGGCGTCAGGGTACCAGCAGGCCGAACGCCGCGGGGATGCCTGAGGCGAATTCCATGATGGGGCTCGGATAGAGGCCGAAAAGGATAACGCCCACCAGCCCGATCAGGACGACGGCAAAACCCGGCATTGACATCGGCAGCGCGTAAGGCGACTCCTCGGTGGCGAAATACATCGTCTTGATCACGTTGGCGTAGTAGTACAGCGCGAAGACGGACGTGATCAGTCCGATTCCCACCAGCCAGTACAGCCAGGTATGCACCTCATTCGATCCGGCCATCTTGATGGCGGCGGCGAAGACGTAGTATTTGGCGAAAAATCCCGCCAGCGGGGGAATGCCCGCGAGTGACAGCATAAAGACCGACATGCAGGCGGAGTAAAAGGGCGCAGTCCGAGCGAGGCCGCCGTAGCTGCTGATCTGGGTCGAGCCGGTCTTGTCCTCGAAGATCGCCACCACGGCGAACGCGCCCATGTTTGCGAAGAGGTAGGTGAACATGTAGAATGAAACGGACGCCAGCCCGATATCATTGAGGGCCAGCATGCCGATCATGATGTAGCCGGCCTGTGCGATCGATGAGAACGCAAGCATGCGTTTGATGTTGGTTTGCCGGACGGCCGCGACGTTCCCCCAGATCATTGCGGCCGCGGCCAGGACGCCGACAAGTACGCCCCAGTCATTGGGGGCCATGACATGCTCGTAGAAGACCTGAAGACCATTAATCATGATTTTGGCGAAGGCGACGAGGCCGGCGGCCTTCGAACCGACCGACAGGAAAGCGGCGACCGGAGTCGGCGCGCCTTCATAGACATCGGGAGCCCACTGATGGAACGGCGGCAACGCAAGCTTGAAGCCGAGGCCGGCAACCAGCAGCACGATACCAAGCATGGGCAGCAGACCGATTTCGCGGAACGTCAGGTGCGTGGTCGCTATGTTGACGCGCATTTGGAGCAGGTCGGTCGTACCGGACAGGCCGTAAAGGAAGGAGATCCCGTACAGCAGCAGCGCCGACGAAAAGGCGCCGACAATCAGGTACTTCACGCCCGCCTCAACTGACAGCCGGTTGTCCTTGAAGAAGGCGGCGCACACGAAGAGCGGGATAGTGGTCAGTTCCAGTCCAATGTAGAGCGACAGCAGTTCGTTGGAGGACGCCAGGAACATCATGCCGACAGTCGACAGCATGATCAGCCCGAAGAACTCGCCGCGATGGTGCTGGATTCTCTGTTCGAGTGATCCGAATGAGGATCCGATCGCCATAAACGCCGCCCCGATAAAGATGACCTTGAAGAAGAGCGAGCCGGCGTCGTTATAGAACATGGCGCCAAAACCGGCGCCTTCAGGCGTCACCGCCAATACGACACCGGTCACCAGAAGACCGAGCATCGCGACGTAACCGGTGGTCGTTCCCGAGCGGCGCTTTGTCAGCAGGTCGTACGCAATGGTCGCCAGCGCCCAGACGAACAGCACCAGCTCGGGGGCCATCACGCGCAGATTAACTGGAGGAAGCTGGAAGTCCATACATCCTTACCGCGCCATCAGGGTCACGAGGTGTTCGAGCGTAGCCTGCATCAGCTCGTTGAGCGGTTTGGGATACAGGCCGATCCACAGGGTGAACACCATCAGCGGCGCCACCGTCACTATCTCTCGGAAGTTGATTTCGGTCAATCCGCCCCACCTGGAGAGGTTGAATTCTCCGAGGAAGACATTCTGCACCATGCGAAGCATGTAAGCGGCTCCCAGGACCACGCCCAGCACGGCGATACCAACCATGACTTTGTTGAGGGCGCTGAAGGAGCCCACAAAGATCATAAACTCGGAGACAAACCCGGACATGCCGGGGAGCCCGAGCGACGCCATCGAGAAAAAGACCATGATGCCGGTGTAGATAGGCAGTTTGGAGCCGAGCCCTCCGAACAGTGCGATTTCACGGGTGTGGGCGCGGTCATACAGCACGCCCACCAAAAGGAACAGGGCGCCGGTGATTAAGCCGTGAGAGATCATCTGGAACATGCAACCGGCGATGGCCTGCACGGACGTGATGGCGCCCAGCGCCAGCATGCAATAGCCCATATGGGAGACCGAGGAATACGCGACGAGTTTTTTGAGGTCCTTCTGCGCCATGGACACCAGCGCGCCGTAAATGATGGCGATCACGCCGAGCAGGGCGATCCAGAAAGAGAAGTAGCGCACGGCATCAGGAAACATCGGCCAGCTGATCCGGAGCATACCGTATGTGCCCATTTTCAGCAGGACGCCGGCGAGGATCACCGACACCGCGGTGGGCGCCTCGACGTGCGCGTCGGGCAACCACGTATGGAAGGGCCAGACCGGGACTTTGATCGCAAACGCGATGAAGAAGAACGCGAAGCAAACCAGCTGGAGCGTGTGCGGCAGGTTTGATCCGGACTCGATCAGTTCCATCATATTGAGGGTGTGCGGCTCGGAGGTGAAGTACAGGATAAGGATGGACACCAGCATAAAAATCGAGCCGAACAAGGTATACAGGAAGAACTTGATGGCCGCATACTCCTTGCGCGGTCCCCCCCACACCCCGATCAGGAAATACATCGGCACCAGCATGACTTCCCAGAAGATGTAAAACAGGAAGAAGTCCAGCGCGACAAACACGCCCATCATGCCCGATTCCAGGAGCAGGAAGAATGCGAAGTACTCCTTGACGCGGTTTTCAATCCCGAACGAGGCCAGCAACGAGATGGTGCTCAACAGGCCGGTCAACGCCAGCAGCGGCACAGAGATGCCGTCGGCGCCGAGGTAATACTGCACGTTAAGCAACGGGATCCAGTTGAACGGGCCTTCCACAAACGCCATCGCCGCTGATGAAGCGTGGTTGATGTAGTAATCGTACAACAGCCAGAAAGAGACGACCAGCGGGGGGATACTCGCGGCGACCGAAGTCCATCGGATGGCCCATTTGGCGTTTTTGGGCAGCAGCATCACGAGGAGCATTCCCGCCAGCGGAATGAATATCAGCGAACTGAGCATTGTATGTTCGAGCCTCCCAGAAGGGTACCTACTTTTCCGTTTGTGTTTCGGCGGCCGCCTCACGGCCGGCCGACCGTTTCGCCATGAACGAAAGAGCGATCAGGGCGACGACAATGATGATGGACAGCCACGGCCAATCGAGCGCGACGTGCACCGCTTCATATTTGTAGGCCACAAAAACGAGTACACCGGCCAGTATAAACAGCGCGTAATACTGCACCGCGCCGTTCTGAATCAGCCGCAGCATGGCGGAGCCCTGGCGCACCAGCCAGCCGGATCCGTTCACCGCGCCGTCAATGATCCATGTGTCAAACCACATCTTGATATCAGACCAGACGATAGTCAGCCAGGCCGTGCCGTTGACGGCGCCGTCGACTATCCGCGCATCAAAAGTCCAGAGAAAGCGTCCGAACGCCAGAATCGGTCGGATGATGATGAGTGAGTACAGTTCGTCGAAGTACCACTTGTTGTACAGGAAGGTGTGAATAGGACGAAACCGTTCGGCGAGCCGATCGGCGGAGATTGCCTGTTTGTAATAGATCAGGTAAGCCAGGCCGATGCCGCCAACCGCGACGATGGTCGAGATGATCATCACATCCCAGTGGAAGCTGGTGTGGTACGGTTCGCCGTGGAATACAAACGAACTGAATCCATGCAGGGTCGGAATGCCGACCCACCCGGCCGTTACCGCCAGAAAGGCGAGGAAGGCAAGCGGCCACGTCATCACCCGCGGGGACTCATGGGCGTGTTCATGGCGATGATGGTCGCGGGGTTTGCCGAAAAAGGTGAGGAAACACAGCCGGAACATATAGAACGACGTCATAAAAGCGATGACGAGCGTCAGGATGTTGAAAATCGGATGACCGTGGGTTGTGGCGACAATTTCATCCTTCGACCAGAACCCGGCCAGCGGGAAGATACCGGCGATGGAGAGCGACGCGAGAATAAACGTTACGCTGGTTGTTTTCATCTTACCGAGCAGGCCGCCCATCTCCTGGATGTCGTTCGTGTGGACGGCATGGATCACGGACCCGGCAGCAAGGAACAGCAGGCCTTTGAAAAAGGCGTGTGTCATGAGATGAAACGTGCCGGCATAGAATCCGGCGGAATGAGCGTGCGGATTCATACCGACATCGTACCCATAAAGACCGAGCGCCATAATCATGTAGCCGAGCTGGCTGACAGTCGAGTATGCGAGGATGCGTTTGATGTCGTTTTGGACGAGCCCGATGGTAGCCGCGACAAAAGAGGTTATCAGGCCGATCGTCGCGACAAACATCGCGGCGTCGGGCGCACCGACATAGAGGTGCATCGAGCGAGCGACCAGGTATACACCGGCCGCCACCATCGTGGCCGCGTGGATCAACGCCGAGACCGGGGTGGGGCCCTCCATTGCATCCGGCAGCCAGACATGCAGGGGGAACTGGGCGGACTTTCCGATCGCGCCGCAGAAGATGAAGGCGGCCATGACGGTCAGCACCGCGGTCGGAATCTGGCCGGTCGACGCTTTCTCGAACACGCCGCCGTAGTTGAACGTGCCGGCGTACGCGCCGACCATCATCAGACCGACAATAAACCCGAGATCGCCGATGCGGGTCGTGATAAACGCCTTCTTGCCGGCATCGGAAGCGGACTTCTTCTCAAACCAGAACCCGATCAGCAGGTAGCTCGTCAGACCGACCAGCTCCCAGAAGATGAAAATCATGAAGAAGTTGTTGGCGAGCACCAGCCCCAGCATCGAGAAGCAGAACAGCGACAGGTAGCTGAAGAACCGGCTGAAGCGGGGATCGTCCTTCATGTAGCCGAGCGAGTAAATGTGAACGCACGACGCGACGGTGGTCACGACCATCAGCATGACGGCGGTGAGACCATCGATAAGAATGCCGATTTCGAAATTGATGCCTTTAAAGGTCGTCAGATAGAAATACGACTCGTACGGTACGCCGTGTCGTCCGAGTGTTTCGATCAGGACCGCAAGCGACATGAGCCACGAAGTCAGGATCGAGGCGATGGACCATCCGGCAGACAGCTTCTCGTTCCATCGCAGGAAGAAGATGATCATGACGAACGAGAACAGCGGAACCAGCGCGATCAGGTATGCATATTGTGTCATGATCGTATCCCTACCACTTCATCACGCTGAAGTTGTCGGTTTCGACGCCGCGCCAGTTTCGATAGACGAGCAGGACGATGGCCAGGCCGACGGTAGCTTCGGCGGCGGCGACGACGACGATGAAGATGGCGAACAACTGGCCGGCCAGCGGTTCCCCGGCCATATATTTGTTGAAGGCAACGAGATTGATATTGACGGCGTTAAACATCAGTTCAAGCGACATGAGGATCCCGATCACGTTGCGTCGGGTTATGACGCCGAACAGGCCGATCGCAAAGAGGATTGCGGCAAGATAGAGATAATGATGCATCAGGATCTCTCCCCCCGCGCGAGGACAACGGCGCCTATCAGGGCTGCCAGCAGCAGCACCGACACGACCTCAAAGGGAAGCATATACTTCGTCATCAGCAGTTTTCCGATGGTCAGGACGTTGTCGTCGGGCAGTCCCTGCTTGGCCCAATTCCAGACGTTGCTCTTGTAGATCAGACCGATCACGACAAAGACAAAGAGCACACAGGCAAACAGGGCCGGCAGAGCGTGCCGGTTGACCTGCTTGATCGTTCGGGAAGCGAGATTGGAGGTCAACATGATGGCGAAGATCATCAGTATCGCCACGGCGCCGACGTAGATGAGGACCTGTGCGGCCGCGAGAAATTCCGCATGCAGCAGGATGAAAATCCCCGCGACGGAAAACAGGCAGAGGATCAGAAACAAAGCGCAATGGAAGATATTTTTCAGAGATACGACGGCGATTGCCGACAGGATGGTGACGGCCGCCACAATCCAGAACACCGGACCGACGGAGGCATCCATGCTCAGGCGTCTCCTTTCTTGTCGTCATCCGAGGGCGTGGTATCCGGCGCCGGATCGCTGTCGGGCCGGGGTGCGGGCGTGTCGGCCGGGGTACCGTGCTGACCGGGGTTGGCCGCGGCGTCGGCCGGTATCGGCTCTGCCGGCGCTTTGGGGGCGGGCTTCGCGGTCGTCTTTTCAGCGGCCGGTTTTTTCTTGCGCGTGTCTTCGTACGGAACGTCGCGACCCATTTCCTGCAGTTTCCTCGTGTCCCAGACGAGGTCTTCCTTGTTCCAGGTCGAGAATTCGTACTTGGGAGCCAGCTTGATGGCCGAGAAATTGCACGCCTCTTCACACAGACCGCAGTAACAGCACAGGGTGTTGTCGACGACGAATGACTTGAGCTGGCGCTTTTTGTTCTCGTCGCGCGGAGCGTCTATCTGAATCGCGGCGGTCGGGCAGGCGCGCATGCACAGCATGCACATGGTGCAGTTCAACTCGCCGGTTTCCTTGTCCGACAGCAGCACGACGACGCCGCGGGAGCGTTCGAACATCTGCATCTTCTGTTCAGGATACTGGATCGTGATGGCGTGACGGCCGAGATGTTTCCCGGTGATCGTCATCCCTTTGACCAGATTGAAGAAGTCTTTCAAGACACCCATCGGACCGTATCCTCTATTACCAGTGCCACCCGGCGTATTTCATCCAACCGGCCAGAATCAGGTTGGCGAACGTGAGCGGCACGAGAAACTTCCATGCGAATTCCATCAACTGGTCGACCCGCAGACGCGGGAAGGTCCAGCGAAACAGCATCAGCAACAGCACCACCGCGAACGTCTTCAGCAGGAACCAGATCCAGGACGGCAACAGCGGTCCGTGCCAGGCGCCGAAAAAGAGCGTGGTCGCAATCGCCGACACGGTGAACAGGTTCACAAACTCCGCGAGGAAAAACATCGCGAACTTCATCCCGGAGTATTCGACGTTGTAACCGGCGACCAGTTCCTGCTCCGCCTCGGGGATATCGAACGGCGTGCGGTTTGCTTCGGCGGTAGCCGCCGTGATATAGGTCAGAAACGCGATGATCCCGAACGGCGGTTTAAAGATGAACCAGTTGAAAATGCCATTCCCCTGTTGCGCGTTGGCAATGTCCACCATCGAGAGCGACCCGGCGAACAGCACGATCGTCATGATCGACACCGCCATCGGAACCTCGTAACTGACGACCTGAGCCGCGGAGCGCATGCCGCCCAGCAGGGCATACTTGTTATTGGATCCCCACCCGGCCATCAGCAGCGAGATAACCGTGAAGGTGGTCACGGCGATGATATACAGGATGCCGACATTGAGGTCGGCTACCCAGAGGTTCTCGCCAAACGGGATGACGACATAGGCAAGGTACGCGGCCACAAAGCAGAGGACAGGCGCCCAGAAGAAGACCGCCCGATCGCGGGTGGCGACGCGGATGTCTTCCTTCTGCAGCAGCTTGACGGCATCCATAATAGTCTGGTACCAGCCGTGCCAGCCGGTGCGCATCGGACCGAAGCGCTGCTGGATATGGCCGGCGATTTTGCGCTCCCACCACACCAGAAACAGGGCCAGGACCGACAGGACGCCGAACATGACGGCGCCGAGCCCGGCGTATACCACGACTGTCAGCCAGGGTTCGGGCAGGCCCGTATCGGCCAGAAGTCCGTACATCCAGGTGAAAATGCCGTAGAGTTCCACTACCGGTCAACCTCCGGCATAATGATATCGAGCGAGGCAAAAACGGCGACCAGGTCGGCAATAAGGCAGTCTTTGATCATGATGGGCAGAGCCTGCAACTGATTGTATGAACCGCCCCGGGTCTTCACCCGCACGGGCTTGGTGGTACCGTCGGAAAGAACATACACGCCGAGTTCGCCACGGGAGTTTTCAATTCGCGCATACACCTCACCGGCCGGCGGTTTGAACGTAATGGCGTTGATCTTCTTCTTGGGCTGGATCTCCCCTTCCGGAAGTCCGTCGAGGGCCTGCGTGATAATGCGCAGCGACTGCTTGATCTCCGCCAGGCGCTGGAGGTATCGGTCGTAGCAATCGCCGTTGTGGTGAACCGGTATGTCAAAGTCGAACCGGTCGTAGATCGAGTAGGGGTCGTTCCGGCGGATATCGTAGTTGACGCCTGAGGCGCGAAGAACCGGGCCGGACACGCCGTAGGCAACCGCATC is a window of Candidatus Zixiibacteriota bacterium DNA encoding:
- a CDS encoding NADH-quinone oxidoreductase subunit N, with the translated sequence MDFQLPPVNLRVMAPELVLFVWALATIAYDLLTKRRSGTTTGYVAMLGLLVTGVVLAVTPEGAGFGAMFYNDAGSLFFKVIFIGAAFMAIGSSFGSLEQRIQHHRGEFFGLIMLSTVGMMFLASSNELLSLYIGLELTTIPLFVCAAFFKDNRLSVEAGVKYLIVGAFSSALLLYGISFLYGLSGTTDLLQMRVNIATTHLTFREIGLLPMLGIVLLVAGLGFKLALPPFHQWAPDVYEGAPTPVAAFLSVGSKAAGLVAFAKIMINGLQVFYEHVMAPNDWGVLVGVLAAAAMIWGNVAAVRQTNIKRMLAFSSIAQAGYIMIGMLALNDIGLASVSFYMFTYLFANMGAFAVVAIFEDKTGSTQISSYGGLARTAPFYSACMSVFMLSLAGIPPLAGFFAKYYVFAAAIKMAGSNEVHTWLYWLVGIGLITSVFALYYYANVIKTMYFATEESPYALPMSMPGFAVVLIGLVGVILFGLYPSPIMEFASGIPAAFGLLVP
- a CDS encoding PhoU domain-containing protein; protein product: MFKKFKELFSSENLLDTAFDTTVKMLEFDRQMYQASRDSLRDSNTNELPFDVRQMDRRINKYEREVRRNVLTHLTIAGIANLVPGMVLVSVVVDVERIGDYTKNIVDLAKLHQAKLHGGPFEQTLVKLEALVKQHFDMIVPVLREQNKDAAREIMRAEDQFGKEAEGIVSELVQSGSPQLSVGDAVSVALYARYLKRINAHLTNIASAIVNPFPRISFREKPGQAD
- a CDS encoding CBS domain-containing protein, which produces MKLANLLMERRIRLGLRATTKDEAVRELLDMLKAEGVSFGYDAVLESVREREEIENTSYGHGFAFPHARTDAVSELFILIGISRPGIVETGVPEPVHVVCLLLTPSHIAKLYLQTLSGLARLARTTSILDRIMKIELPSDFIKLVSDTGVSIDKELSVRDVMRYKVASVTPDDTLKDVANAMFRYRLSALAVVDHSNRLVGVINDRDLIKAALPDYKSLISNLNYSIDVEPFEELLKQEDKIKVSQLYREDYETTTPDTRIVEVAAMMIFKDVKRVFVIEEGNLVGVLLRKDIVNMIIRG
- a CDS encoding 4Fe-4S binding protein, with product MGVLKDFFNLVKGMTITGKHLGRHAITIQYPEQKMQMFERSRGVVVLLSDKETGELNCTMCMLCMRACPTAAIQIDAPRDENKKRQLKSFVVDNTLCCYCGLCEEACNFSAIKLAPKYEFSTWNKEDLVWDTRKLQEMGRDVPYEDTRKKKPAAEKTTAKPAPKAPAEPIPADAAANPGQHGTPADTPAPRPDSDPAPDTTPSDDDKKGDA
- a CDS encoding NADH-quinone oxidoreductase subunit M, coding for MLSSLIFIPLAGMLLVMLLPKNAKWAIRWTSVAASIPPLVVSFWLLYDYYINHASSAAMAFVEGPFNWIPLLNVQYYLGADGISVPLLALTGLLSTISLLASFGIENRVKEYFAFFLLLESGMMGVFVALDFFLFYIFWEVMLVPMYFLIGVWGGPRKEYAAIKFFLYTLFGSIFMLVSILILYFTSEPHTLNMMELIESGSNLPHTLQLVCFAFFFIAFAIKVPVWPFHTWLPDAHVEAPTAVSVILAGVLLKMGTYGMLRISWPMFPDAVRYFSFWIALLGVIAIIYGALVSMAQKDLKKLVAYSSVSHMGYCMLALGAITSVQAIAGCMFQMISHGLITGALFLLVGVLYDRAHTREIALFGGLGSKLPIYTGIMVFFSMASLGLPGMSGFVSEFMIFVGSFSALNKVMVGIAVLGVVLGAAYMLRMVQNVFLGEFNLSRWGGLTEINFREIVTVAPLMVFTLWIGLYPKPLNELMQATLEHLVTLMAR
- the nuoK gene encoding NADH-quinone oxidoreductase subunit NuoK → MHHYLYLAAILFAIGLFGVITRRNVIGILMSLELMFNAVNINLVAFNKYMAGEPLAGQLFAIFIVVVAAAEATVGLAIVLLVYRNWRGVETDNFSVMKW
- a CDS encoding NADH-quinone oxidoreductase subunit J, which encodes MDASVGPVFWIVAAVTILSAIAVVSLKNIFHCALFLILCLFSVAGIFILLHAEFLAAAQVLIYVGAVAILMIFAIMLTSNLASRTIKQVNRHALPALFACVLFVFVVIGLIYKSNVWNWAKQGLPDDNVLTIGKLLMTKYMLPFEVVSVLLLAALIGAVVLARGERS
- the nuoL gene encoding NADH-quinone oxidoreductase subunit L is translated as MTQYAYLIALVPLFSFVMIIFFLRWNEKLSAGWSIASILTSWLMSLAVLIETLGRHGVPYESYFYLTTFKGINFEIGILIDGLTAVMLMVVTTVASCVHIYSLGYMKDDPRFSRFFSYLSLFCFSMLGLVLANNFFMIFIFWELVGLTSYLLIGFWFEKKSASDAGKKAFITTRIGDLGFIVGLMMVGAYAGTFNYGGVFEKASTGQIPTAVLTVMAAFIFCGAIGKSAQFPLHVWLPDAMEGPTPVSALIHAATMVAAGVYLVARSMHLYVGAPDAAMFVATIGLITSFVAATIGLVQNDIKRILAYSTVSQLGYMIMALGLYGYDVGMNPHAHSAGFYAGTFHLMTHAFFKGLLFLAAGSVIHAVHTNDIQEMGGLLGKMKTTSVTFILASLSIAGIFPLAGFWSKDEIVATTHGHPIFNILTLVIAFMTSFYMFRLCFLTFFGKPRDHHRHEHAHESPRVMTWPLAFLAFLAVTAGWVGIPTLHGFSSFVFHGEPYHTSFHWDVMIISTIVAVGGIGLAYLIYYKQAISADRLAERFRPIHTFLYNKWYFDELYSLIIIRPILAFGRFLWTFDARIVDGAVNGTAWLTIVWSDIKMWFDTWIIDGAVNGSGWLVRQGSAMLRLIQNGAVQYYALFILAGVLVFVAYKYEAVHVALDWPWLSIIIVVALIALSFMAKRSAGREAAAETQTEK
- a CDS encoding Na/Pi symporter — protein: MAAHPATVPDPRSSASSPWGLVLRVFILLGLLYMFMLSITMLGAAFKLMGKGVAESILQATSNPMVGLMIGLLSTAIIQSSSTTTSIVVGMVGTAALSFDNAVPIIMGANIGTTITNVLVSLAHISRGDEFRRAFAGSTVHDFFNICTVIVLFPLERAFGIISYSSHVVEKLFRGTGGLTFTSPIADITNPVCTTLAHVLADNGWVVAVVALVMLFVALRYIVVVLKDMVLSKVERFFDRYVFRNSALGFLLGIVLTVLVQSSSITTSLIVPLIGAGVLSMHQIFPYVLGANVGTTVTAFLASLAVGSHEAVSIAFAHLLFNAYGIVIFWPLKRVPIFLAETLAKWTQRSRLVPILYIATVFFIIPAVIIYFAG
- a CDS encoding DUF502 domain-containing protein, translating into MNIIRSLLDIIKRYFVSGVLIVVPLILTYLILRLFFDAVDGILGPVILKIFGYYVPGLGLVATLLLILLAGVITRNFIGARLYDYGERVLVRLPLVRPIYSSAKQLLQAMTATQNAGFSEVALVAYPRKGSYSMCFVAGRTQMEQDGAMVDSIIAYVPSTPTPVSGMVVVVPETDVILLDMTVEEGIKFIVSGGVASPAILRRRAPGGQSADSEDKS